The following nucleotide sequence is from Vibrio sp. VB16.
CTTCTCCAACACCTATGGCGTTCTCTGAAGTCTATTTAGCGTTGCAAACCAACGCGGTTGACGGTCAGGAAAACCCATTACCAACGATTAAAGCAATGAAGTTCTATGAAGTTCAGGCGAACTTGGCGATGACTAATCACGTCGTTAATGACCAAATGGTTATTATGTCTGACGTAACGTGGAATAAGCTTTCAGAAGAACAACGAGGATTTGTGACCAAAGCGGTAGAAAAAGCAGGCGCAGCACATACGAAAACAGTTCAAGATCAAGAAGCAAGCTTAGTCGCTTTCTTTGAGTCTCAGGGTGTTACCGTTTCTTACCCAGACCTAACTCCGTTCCGTGAAGCAATGAAGCCTTTATACAAAGAGTTTGATGAAGAAATTGGTCAGCCAGTTATTGATAAAGTTGCTAATATGTAACCCCCCGTTACATACATAACTTATTGAGTTGTTGAAACTGAGCTGTCGAATATCGGCAGCTCTGGAGCATTAAAATGTTAGGTAAGATTTTTAAAAATATTGAAGAGATTATAACGGTACCTTTAATGATTATCTTGTTGTGTTTATTGACATGGCAGATAGTTACTCGGTGGCTACTGAATGATCCTTCGCTTTGGAGTGAAGAACTCGCTCGCGTCCTTTTTATGTATATGTCGTTAATAGGCTGCGCGACTGCTATCAAACACAGTTCGCATGTCAAAATAACTTACTTTTCAGACAAGCTGCCTGAAAAGATCAAACTGTGGTTGATAATGAGCCTAGAGTTGGCCGTATTAGCCTCGATAATCGTCATTATTGTTCTTGGTTATCAGCATGTTCAACGCACTGCTTTTTTTGAACTGATCACGTTAGGTATCTCATCGAAATGGATGAACTACAGTCTTCCAATCGGGGGACTATTTATGGTTGTGCGTCAATTGCAGAACCTATCTGATATCGCACGTTCAATTAAAAATTGTGGCGTATCAGCATCCAAAGACTCACAGATAACGGAGAGGTAATCAATCATGGCAGGTTCTATTTTTGGCTGGCTGGCTCTTCTCTTTGCAGGGATGCCAGTAGGATTTTCATTGATGTTCGTTGCGATTGCTTTTTTGGTATTAACCAACAGCACAGGCATCAACTTTGCCGCTCAGCAGATGCTTGGTGGTATCAACAACTTCACACTACTCTCAGTACCATTTTTTGTTCTTACCGGACATTTAATGAATAGTGCGGGTATAACAGAGCGTATTTTTAACTTTGCTAAATCCCTCGTTGGACATGTGACAGGAAGCTTGGGGCACGTAAATATCATGGCAAGTTTGTTGTTTTCAGGTATGTCAGGGTCAGCACTCGCTGATGCCGGAGGTTTAGGCCAGCTTGAAATCAAATCAATGCGAGACGCAAAATATGATGATGACTTTGCCGGTGGCTTAACGGCGGCATCTTGTATTATTGGGCCTCTCGTTCCCCCGTCAATTCCATTGGTTATCTATGGGGTGGTGTCTAATACCTCCATAGGTGCACTGTTTTTAGCGGGTGCGGTTCCTGGGCTGTTATGCGCGGCTGCGTTGATGGTGATGAGTTATGTCATCTGTAAAAAGCGCGGTTATATGACACTGCCCAAAGCCAGTTGTCGTGAACGTTTTATCTCTTTTAAAGAAGCGTTTCTTTCACTTTTGACACCGATCATTATCATTGGTGGCATCTTTTCCGGTAAATTCACACCAACAGAAGCGGCCGTCGTTTCCTCTTTATACGCGTTATTCTTAGGTGTTGTGGTTTACAAACAACTTACGCTCAAAATGTTTGTCGATGTTTTAAAAGAGACGATTAACACGACGGCAGTGGTTGCGCTTATGGTGATGGGCGTAACGGTCTTTGGTTGGATAGTAGCGCGTGAACAGCTTCCTCAAATGATGGCTGATTACTTCTTGACCATCAGTGATAACCCGTTAATTTTACTCTTGCTTATCAACTTGTTATTGCTTTTCTTAGGCACATTTATTGAATCACTGGCTCTATTATTATTGCTGGTTCCATTTTTAGTTCCTGTTGCGGCAGCGGTCGGAATTGACCCGGTTCACTTCGGTGTTATGGCAATATTGAACCTAATGATTGGGATATTAACCCCGCCTATGGGAATGGCATTGTACGTTGTTTCTCGTGTCGGTGATATTCCATTCCATGTCTTGACTCGTGGTGTTATACCGTTATTGGTACCACTGTTTGTTGTGTTGTTTTTGGTGGCGGTATTCCCTCAGATTACGCTATTCCTTCCTGAACTATTGTTGGACTACGGTCAATAAACGAACGCGATTAAAGTTAAAAAAGCATCTTATTCAGTCAGGGTAAATATACCCTGACTATTCAAAAATCTAGGATTAATTAGAATGAAAAAACTACAAGGCTTAATTGCTGCTCCACACACGCCATTTGATACCAATAACAAAGTCAATTTCTCAGCCATTGACCAGATAGCGGAGCTACTTGTTGCACAGGGCGTTAAAGGTGCATACGTTTGTGGTACAACCGGCGAAGGTATCCACTGTTCTGTAGAAGAGCGCAAAGCGGTTGCTGAGCGTTGGGTTAAAGCGGCAGATGGTAGGCTCGATCTTATCCTACATACGGGTGCGCTCAGTATTGTTGATTCATTAGACCTAACTCGCCATGCTGAAACACTCGATATTTTTGCGACGTCAGCAATTGGTCCGTGTTTCTTTAAGCCGGGAAGTGTTGAAGATCTCGTCGATTATTGTGCGCAAA
It contains:
- a CDS encoding TRAP transporter small permease produces the protein MLGKIFKNIEEIITVPLMIILLCLLTWQIVTRWLLNDPSLWSEELARVLFMYMSLIGCATAIKHSSHVKITYFSDKLPEKIKLWLIMSLELAVLASIIVIIVLGYQHVQRTAFFELITLGISSKWMNYSLPIGGLFMVVRQLQNLSDIARSIKNCGVSASKDSQITER
- a CDS encoding TRAP transporter large permease, with the translated sequence MAGSIFGWLALLFAGMPVGFSLMFVAIAFLVLTNSTGINFAAQQMLGGINNFTLLSVPFFVLTGHLMNSAGITERIFNFAKSLVGHVTGSLGHVNIMASLLFSGMSGSALADAGGLGQLEIKSMRDAKYDDDFAGGLTAASCIIGPLVPPSIPLVIYGVVSNTSIGALFLAGAVPGLLCAAALMVMSYVICKKRGYMTLPKASCRERFISFKEAFLSLLTPIIIIGGIFSGKFTPTEAAVVSSLYALFLGVVVYKQLTLKMFVDVLKETINTTAVVALMVMGVTVFGWIVAREQLPQMMADYFLTISDNPLILLLLINLLLLFLGTFIESLALLLLLVPFLVPVAAAVGIDPVHFGVMAILNLMIGILTPPMGMALYVVSRVGDIPFHVLTRGVIPLLVPLFVVLFLVAVFPQITLFLPELLLDYGQ